TCAGTCAATCAGCATATGACCTGTAATTTCCTTTAACTTGTTTTCATCCCAACATCTTGAATACCCAGAGGAACCTTCTTTTCTTCTGGAAGAAAGTCTTGAAGTAAATTGTCCTCATTTTCCACTGCGATGTGAATTTCAGCTTCTTTGTTCAAGgcattttcttctttggaaAGGAGGGTTTCTTCCCCTGCTGGGGAATAAAAGGACGTGTGCCCGTACTCCCTGCGAGCTGAACCAGTCTGCTcggggcactgggagctgcgGTCTGCTCTGCAAAATTTAACAATGCACGTCACATTCACCTGCGTTCCTCCGCTACCAGAATGTTCTGTCAAATAAACACACAACACAGAGAATGAAACCAGAGCAGTTGAATTCTTTATCCAGCTCTTTGACTTATTGTTCAAATAGACACTAAAGATCTTTTTGTTTCACATAATTTAGTCAAGCTGGTTGAGTTGGTTCTGTAACTACAATCTACATATCTCCCCAGAAATAAAAAGGCTAAAAATTAATGCAGAGACCTGGATTGCAAACAATTTCTTGCCCATCTGTTGTGATTTCAAATGCTTTTGACAGTAACTGCTCCCTTTGGCTTCTACTCCCACTCACAGGTAAGTGCCAACCACCTGATCTCCTAGCCCCTAAATGCTTCTTCCTCCACTGAGAAAACTCTCTTTACTGTCTCAAAATGGCAActtaaaaccattttttcttttcaaaaattacTAAATTTTCTCTCTGCAAAACACGACTCAGATGTTTTATCCTGCCATTTAAACTTCTGCTAAAAAGACTCATAATTGACAAATTTCAGGAGGTTCTGGATCATTCAGAATCATTACTAcctgaactcacagagctgtgtctgTCTCCACTCTGGAATTTAGGACCTTCAGGAGGTGAATGTTGCTGCTGAAACACTCctaggtttttcttttcataattcTTTTTACTTATTGCACTGATGGTTGCAGATCCAGTTGTATTTAGGACACTACTGCTGGACCCAGAAGTTTCCAAGAGGTGCTGTTGTTCCTGTTGAGAACTCCTGGAGTTCTGCCATTCTGTATCTCTGACTTCTTTGTCACACTGTTTTTCTGGAGGGGGAAAAGGCTGGAACATTTgcagagaaatgcaaaatgttaatatttaagaaaaacaaaaagacaacCCACTAGCAAAGAACTGGTCAGTATTTTGGCAGCTAAAGAAACCACTGATGATTGGAACTAgaggagctttaaggtcccttccaatccaagccattctataattattttcatttgcataGTGATGAGTGCAAGTAAAATCCGTAACAGctcataataataaaataacagcTCATAATGATTATTAGGGACCAAAGGCTGTCAGATTTAGTTATCAAAACCCCACCTGGATTTTACAGCTGTTTTTAGCCTCACACAAAGTGAGGGTGGGACATTATGTGGGATATATAAGGTACATTTTGCACCCTAGCTTGGGGACCAGACCACCCTGTTCTCCAGTTTTCTTGCTGCTGTGCAGTTTTCTTCTACTTGTAATTAGGTGAGAGTTTATGATTTCTGTATAACTTTTAAAGAAATGGAAGGGATGGAAAGAGAGGACACTCACCAAATCTGCTTCTGTAGCTGCTGCAGAGTACACAAGGGCTGCCAGTGAGCAAAGACAGTTTATTAGCACACAAACCTTCCCATTTGCAACAGCTGCACCCTAAACTAGGCTGAGTGATCCCCAGATTTGCTTGTTTTCGCTTCATGaatcttaccttttttttttgagactaAGCAATACCCCAAAATAGCAATTATCAAGACCAATAACAGTGGCCCTGCTACTGctcctgaaaataaataaaaagaagaaattatttagcAGATTGATCTAACAAAGGGTTGAATTAGAAAAAGGTAATTTTGTAGTTTCTGTGCATGGCTACAAAAGCTAAATTGACAAGTATTGTGTATGTCTGACATTCACATTTGATGTCTCAATCGTCAGACACCAAGGCCTCATTTCAGTCACCACCACTTCATAAAACTGAATTCTCCTCTCCTGAAAAGTGAGGACAGACTTTTGGCCTTGGTCACAAAAGGTATTTCTCTAGGGAAGCAAGAGTTTGTCACATGCAAGGCCAAGTAGCTCAAAATGCTCCTAAACATCTCTGCCTTCTGGATGGGCTGTGAACAGGAGAGAACACATCCCCAGCTGGGAATGCTGTCAGGACCTTTTGTCTCAGGAAAGGCTGACAGAAGACTCACAGACCTCTCACCAGGTCAGGTTTGCCTCAATCCAGAATTTAAGATACAACCTTTTCTACCAGCTATAGCAGCAATTTTCAGGAAATGCCTTGTATAACTtagattggggttttttagaaaTGTTTCCAGATTTACGTGGACCATAGAACGCACTGGGGTAGTGCAGATgcacaaataaaaatgcagttcaCTACAAGCAATATCACATTAAATTAATTGAGCTCTTCTGAGGTTCTGTTTGGGTACAGGTGCCTGGTTTTGGAAAGACACTGAGAACTAAATATAAACTTGGTTCCTGAGCAGACAAAAGCAACTTTAAATGAGTTAAAGCTCACCGGTGATGTGGGACAGGTCAGGTACAGAGTTTAACGTGACAGCTCGAGTTACTATTTCAGGTTTGGGGGAAGCTGAGCTTTGGGTCAGAAGTAGGTTCAAAATGCTgtgaggcagagctgtggctgttccTGAGTCACTGCAAACAGTGTCATTCCTGCTGTTCCCAGGAACAGCCACTGATTTACAGCTGCaagagacaaaaagagaagttaGGAACGACAGAAAGCCCTGCACAGTTAAGGCTGCTGTTGGACAGAACACTGGCTCACATGGTATGGGGTGTGCAGCTGGTGTTGTAGGATTCCTCAGGGGAAAACGTGCCAGGAGGACAAGGTTTGCattctgtgtctgtgctgtCTGTCCCtttaaacaaagagaaaaactcCAGTTACTTATCTGGTGAGAAACAGGAATGAATAATCAGGTCTGCAAAAGATCCTAGCAGTGATAGAGAAGCAGTGCAAAACCAGTCTATAACTGTCACAGAAGACATTCACCCAACCCAAAAACATGATTAACCAGCTGTAAGTTTGGTGCCATTAAAGGCTCAAATGTGGTGCTGCAGACAAAGCTGAGCTTTTCACCGGCCTGACTACCATACTGTTGAGTCCTGCATCTTTTCAAAAtgaatcctatttttttttaaatgttcagtgttttgaatatttttaacttATTTATCATTTTGAGACAGATGTATTATCAGGGTGGTGGATTCCATCAATTAATAAAACCAGATCAATTCTGCAGGACAGCATAGAGTCGTCATTATTTACTGTACCCAAAATTCCATCTGAAGTTATTTTCCAAGGATTTAAGGAGTGATTAAGTGATCTTGGATCTCAGTCACTTGTACAGAATAAATCACCCAGTAGAGCAAAACGAAGATGAAGTTGGATTGGGAACTTTCTGATATATGACAGTAAGAAATTGCAATATGTCACTTTGGATATACCTCTGGAGAATACTGTTACTCTGGTTAGTGCCCACTTGCTAAGAATGTAAAAATAAACCCTAAAAGGAATGCACAACTGTAGGGAATTAGGCCAGAGTAAGTGTGCAGTAAGCAGAgtgtttaaaatcaaattacCTCTTCTGGAAACCCGGTAGCCTTTGCCACATTTTTTATGTGTTCTACAGAGTTCGCAGTACTCGTCCAGCTTGGAAACACAGTACTTGTGGGGTGGGCAGCTACAGATTCTGTCCTGGGACCTAGTGCACGTTTGATTCTGTACAAGCCctggttttaaaacaaaaatacagcaaGATGTCATTGACAACATTTAAAATCACTGCCTGCAATATTTCGAGTGAACATGAGGTGATGTTCACATACAAGTGGGCTTGTATAGCACCATAAACCAAATGTGTATTATGCCCCAATGTCTGCCTTTTCAGAAGTTTTCTCTCTCTAGGCAAGGAGAAATTTGCACCTGCAGAGTGCACACTTAAAACTCTGTGCCTGCAGTGGTGTTACATTTTGTCATAACCCAAACATGGCCATTTGTGTCTCCACTGCCATACCTGGGGGCCACACTGAGACTTTCAGTCTCTGCAGATCATGTAACTGTATTCAATGTGTTTGGAGATTTTACTACAGATATTTTCATATTGTAATTAACCAGCTTTGTAAGATTATCTATTTATATGAGACCAAAGGTCCTTTCAACTTAGACTGTATCCTTAAAACTTTCTTCTCAGTGAATCAAGTATATAATGTTCCACGCCAATTTCCATTAGCAATGATGGAGAACAGCACGATTGAGTTCATTAATGGAGGTAATCTATTAGCCCAAAGTACAGGTGTTGGTACAATGTTCTACCTTAGGTACTGTTAAGCTGCTACAGTGAACAGAACCAGCGTGCTCTCACTGACTGctgctttgcaaaataaataagaaagGAATATCACAATCCCTGTTTGCTGTTGTCACTTCAGCaggcaaaatgagaaatggcaggATGTTGGAAATGTAATTATCCATTTACCTGTGTCCAAGTCAGGTCTTAAGGTCTTCTGATGGGATGTTGTAAGCAGGAACTTATTCTACTGATGGcatttggaatattttattgATGTGGTGCCTTAGATTTTAATAATATAAGATTGGTGTCTCATTTTGAggacttaaaaagaaaaatagccaGGGTTCCCTGCAAGACTTTTCCTTGATTCATATCCCTAAATCTTACACATTCCAAAAGCATGAGGACTACACAAGTTATTGACAAAATCTCCTGGGTTTCTTAGGAGAAAAGACAAGGTTAAACAAAACCCAGTTTTGAGCAAGCCTCTTTACTAATGCAAGCTTACCTTTCCTGCAGGGTGGTGAGCAGGCAAAGCACTGAGGAGAATGATTCCAGATCGCTGTGTAAGTTTTAGGTCTGCAGGGGCTGCACTTGGTGTCCATCGTGTGACTGCAGCTCCTTGTCCTATACTGAcctgttaaaagaaaaataacccaaaccaaaacagagaaaacatctCACTGGAAAAGATCACTAGGAATTAAGTCTCATTCTGAGCTGTAGAATCCTTTCCCTTCACTGACATTATCAGATTGGTATCATACACCATACATTGATGTAGAGAACTGCATGTCTCTACAGGGAAAGTCTGATTTATGTCCATCCATGTTTGACCCCTTTTCCTACATTTAGTTCAGTGGATTCCAGACACATTCAAAACAAGGCAGCCTCAATCCTGAACAAAACCCTTAGGTGCAGCTACCACAATACATAAACCAAACATTTTACCTTGGCAGAAGCTGTTTTGTGGTGAACACGTGGAGGTGTTTCACAACCTCAGGCACACACCAGAATGTTACAGGCAGCAAATGGAAAGATCAAGTCACATCACAAACAGGCCTGAATTAGAACTTCACCTCTTGTCACTATGAAAGGAACACGAGCCCACTGTTCCTCCCTCACCTCTCCAGCCCTAACAGAGCCAAGCAGGGAGTTTCTGAAACCTGACTATCTGGAGCTCTCTCCATTCCATCAAGAGGGTGAGGGTCTCCTGGTCCCTGGACCCCTTCATGGCAGAGGCCTAATAAAGATTCTTCGTGGAACCCCATACAAGGACCCCATTCTTTGTTCTGCCTCCGAACACATGGAGAGCTGCAGTCACTCAGTGAGAGCACAGAGGTGCCTGTGCCACCAGGATGTTCTTTTAAGGACACTTCTCCAGGAGGGTCTCCTGTGCCACCAGGATGTCCTTCTAAGGACACTTCTCCAGGAGGGTCTCCTGTGCCACCAGGATGTTCTTTTAAGGACATTTCTCCAGGAGGGTCTCCTGTGCCACCAGGATGTTCTTCTAAGGACATTTCTCCAGGAGGGTCATGGCACTCTGACCAGCACCCACTTCCTGCTGTGACAACTGGCATTCCAGACAAAGTCAAAAGCTGTCACGGGTggttttgatttattaaaatatgaatatcgatctaatatcgatatccaactgagacagacaaaaactctctaacagtttaaagttagagAGTGTGTGTGGGATGACTCCCTAATGTGCACTGCAACAATCACAGGTGTTACAAAGcccttttatttacagaagtcttgaatacacaaaatatgaatgcatattcatatccctgtcacCTCCTCTGCTGCACTCCATATGCTAATTGGCAAAAAGGCCATTAAGCATTCATagttctgttccctgaaatgagCTGGGGATCAATTTGGGAGGGGTttccaaaatgaggaagtaaaataagtcttcctcgttctgacctttctgcctttctcatgcacacgtgacaaatgaatccttgtggttttcctgtgcttaatggattcctCAAGTAtgggaagtctgcaactgtttttgtgtccctgaaatctgtttgtcacattctgtttctcatgataagcacagctacccaaacataaagttgacaagcaatgagttaatagatcctggatatcttatctaagatccagctactgttaactatgaacaaagccTTTCTATCAACTTCCACTAACTCAtcaacatctaatttaactatcatcttaactttcttaaaattcttaatttttcaaaattaatgcCTCAGTTTCTCCAAAGCTTCTCACCACCAACAGAGTTTGTACTATTTCTCACATTTAGTACAGTGGTGAGAGCATGTAAATATGAGTTCCAACATATTAATTTTGGAGAAAACACCTCAATTGCCATTTCCCTTTCAtgtgaaaggagaaagaagataaaagtcAATGTCTCATATCCTTTACAAAAATATCCTGGAAAACATACTCAGGAAGCAGGGATAACACTGCAAAATTGTTAGAGGCGCTTGGAGAATCTGTTTTTCAAACAAagaggccctgcagagccaaATTAATTCTTTCCAAAGACTTTGTTTTTCCCTGTATTTAATTAAAGCTTTACATTCTGCATCCTACATCCTGCTAATGATCTACGCTGATTCACCGAACACCACATAACACAACTGAAAAGTTTTACTTATGAATTACCATCTTTCATCTGTCATGAACAAAGGAAGTTTGACAGCTCTATCTAGATAATTTCAGTTAATTCAAGAAACTGCAGCTGTTTCAGTAAATACTGATTTCCTGTTTAAACTTCCGGATCTGAGAGACACTTGGCATTTGTGGAGACAAATTTTCTTTGCTCAGCATGTTCATtgctcaaaggaaaaaaagcaggttttttgattggttttttttttcctgtatctaATATAATAATATAGTTACAACTTGTTGCAAAAACTCTACTACCAAAATCTCCAAAGAACATTACTatcccccacaaaaaaaccaatccCAAAACCCACAGACAATGACTTTGGCTAACTACAAGTCACTCAAAATCACCCCTGGAGTGTAGGACgtggcagctcagagcagacaGTGTCTGCAGTCCTGTCCCCAGTTTGACAGAGTTCTGCACTGTCTGATTTACAGTAAAAGACAACAACTCCCTTAATGAGCAATGACAGACTGATGGAAAACCCCTTAGATAAGTGACATTATCATAGTACAGAAACCAAGCTTTACTTCATGTCCTGTTTtacaatatataattttattggTGGGCTTGGGTCTGTGTTGCCTAATTTTTGTAATTCCTTTAGTGAGCCGTTGCTTCCCCTCCAATGTTGactaaaattactttaattacTTTAATGAAAACCTCATGCAGAGCTGTGCTTACACAAGCTCAGAACATACCTCCTGGTAAGCCCCAGCACAGTTAAACTTGTAGGAAAATTCTAGTTTTGATGGACAATGTGCCTCTTTTGCAGGTGTTTTGCAGTCATAgtgttttattgtctttgttGAGGAAGAATGCATTAAACAGCAAAAATCTGATGCACTTTAGATGTATAAGTAATCAAAATACACCTGAAAGCTGAGTGAATTTGGCTGTGTAAAGTAATGGTTTGAATTATAACCTACCTGGAGGGCACTGGCTGCAGCATTTATTAAGTTCTTCATCATAGAATTCAGTGCTGGGATTGTTGCATTGTGCAAACTGTGGCGTGTAAGGTAATGAATATTCCTAGGAGAAATCAAGGGGAAGTCATGAGTCACAAGTCCATTCTGATCTGGAATTAGAGACTCAAAAGAGACAAATACCTAAAGACCAGTGCAATTACAAGCACCTTCCTTTCCAAGGCACCAATGTAGCTCCAGTGGAACAAACACAGCAGATGCCAAGAGGCTGCAGGGCAGTGAACAGCTCAAGAGCTGCATGTGACTGTTCTGAGGTTCCTCTGCTTTCCAAAGATCCACCACCACAAACAAAGTGATTTCTCCAGGTTTTAGGTTCAAAAACTATGGGATTAGCATCATATCTGTTCATTACTGCATCCTCCAAGCCAAAGGGCTGAGTGCCTTATCCTCAGCTGCCATGCCTCAAACAACATTTGGCAAAAGAGCAGAGAAACCTAAATTCCCACCTGTGGGCTTGTGGGAGAAACATTTACTCTAAAGTGGCTCAAAAACTTCAGCCAACCTTTccaaagaaaaggggaaaaggctTTTATCTTTCCAGACACACTGTGattccttcccgagcaacaaAGGCCTTGATGTTTTGAAAATGATGTCTCCAAAAACTGCACAGCTGCTTCTGAGAAGCAGCACCTTTGCAGAGGGTGCAGACAAATATGCAGGTTAAATGCATTAGAGACAATCATGAAATGCAGGGTGCCTAATTTCAGCTCACACTGATCAGCACAGCTCAACGACTTCAATGAACAAGTGTCAAATTATTTGATGACTTACtattttcaaagggaaaaatacaCTCACTTAAACAAGGCTCCTGTTAGGTAGGACAAGCGTAGGTGTTTTCTGCTAGATCAAAAAGGCACTGTTAAAAAAAGGATGTGACACTACTCAGCTTAAGGCATCATTGCAGTCTGAAGAGATTGAAGAGATTGCTCCATGCATAATCTACACACATTTAGAGGAATCATtactaaaaccaaaaaataattaaaaaaaaaaaaaaaagcaaaacaggaaCAAAATCTTGGGAAGCTGATAATGAAAATATCCTTCCACCTTACTGAATAACATGTTGAATATCTAGTGTGTCTTCACATTACTGACAAAGGATATTAACATTTCCCACCCTCAGCAATTGCTTAAAGGGAATTTCCTTATGCAGCTCATTGAAATATTCTACCTCTTACTTAGCTGTGATCAAAAACAGGATTTTGTCAACCTACTCAATGGCCAgtgtcaaaaaaaaccccttttctgAGAATGTGAAGGCAGAGAAAAGTCTTCTTGAGTTTAGGTATCATACGATGGACAATGATAAAACTTGATAAAACCTGTTTGCAAACTTGTGCTGACACTAAAATTTGATTAAGGGGAAAAGGGCTCTGCTCTCatcaaaagtatttttcattaagTTACTCTTTTATTAGAAGAGGAAAGATCAAGTGTTGTCATCCCATTTTTGTAGTCAGTTGAGAGCCTTTTCAAAACAAGCTTCACTGCAAGAGCAgacaaggggggaaaaaagggagaaatgcAATAAACCACATCACAAATTACCCTGCTGGTGAGGCTTcctggcaaaaataaaaattaaaaaaaaaaaaaaaagttcttatctcctgctcttccctgtcTGTTGTAAATCCTGCCCTGTGAGCTACAGAGACAGGAAAACCTGTCGGTTGCTGGGTTCACACCTGTTTCTCTGAAGTTGTGCTTGGAA
This genomic stretch from Taeniopygia guttata chromosome 21, bTaeGut7.mat, whole genome shotgun sequence harbors:
- the TNFRSF1B gene encoding tumor necrosis factor receptor superfamily member 1B isoform X5, with the protein product MGPRPVLLLGPIPVLLLGPIPVLIPGPIPVLLPALIGAAAGREYSLPYTPQFAQCNNPSTEFYDEELNKCCSQCPPGQYRTRSCSHTMDTKCSPCRPKTYTAIWNHSPQCFACSPPCRKGLVQNQTCTRSQDRICSCPPHKYCVSKLDEYCELCRTHKKCGKGYRVSRRGTDSTDTECKPCPPGTFSPEESYNTSCTPHTICKSVAVPGNSRNDTVCSDSGTATALPHSILNLLLTQSSASPKPEIVTRAVTLNSVPDLSHITGAVAGPLLLVLIIAILGYCLVSKKKALVYSAAATEADLPFPPPEKQCDKEVRDTEWQNSRSSQQEQQHLLETSGSSSSVLNTTGSATISAISKKNYEKKNLGVFQQQHSPPEGPKFQSGDRHSSNILVAEERR
- the TNFRSF1B gene encoding tumor necrosis factor receptor superfamily member 1B isoform X4, with amino-acid sequence MDTKCSPCRPKTYTAIWNHSPQCFACSPPCRKGLVQNQTCTRSQDRICSCPPHKYCVSKLDEYCELCRTHKKCGKGYRVSRRGTDSTDTECKPCPPGTFSPEESYNTSCTPHTICKSVAVPGNSRNDTVCSDSGTATALPHSILNLLLTQSSASPKPEIVTRAVTLNSVPDLSHITGAVAGPLLLVLIIAILGYCLVSKKKALVYSAAATEADLPFPPPEKQCDKEVRDTEWQNSRSSQQEQQHLLETSGSSSSVLNTTGSATISAISKKNYEKKNLGVFQQQHSPPEGPKFQSGDRHSSVSSEHSGSGGTQVNVTCIVKFCRADRSSQCPEQTGSARREYGHTSFYSPAGEETLLSKEENALNKEAEIHIAVENEDNLLQDFLPEEKKVPLGIQDVGMKTS
- the TNFRSF1B gene encoding tumor necrosis factor receptor superfamily member 1B isoform X2, whose amino-acid sequence is MGPRPVLLLGPIPVLLLGPIPVLIPGPIPVLLPALIGAAAGREYSLPYTPQFAQCNNPSTEFYDEELNKCCSQCPPGQYRTRSCSHTMDTKCSPCRPKTYTAIWNHSPQCFACSPPCRKGTDSTDTECKPCPPGTFSPEESYNTSCTPHTICKSVAVPGNSRNDTVCSDSGTATALPHSILNLLLTQSSASPKPEIVTRAVTLNSVPDLSHITGAVAGPLLLVLIIAILGYCLVSKKKALVYSAAATEADLPFPPPEKQCDKEVRDTEWQNSRSSQQEQQHLLETSGSSSSVLNTTGSATISAISKKNYEKKNLGVFQQQHSPPEGPKFQSGDRHSSVSSEHSGSGGTQVNVTCIVKFCRADRSSQCPEQTGSARREYGHTSFYSPAGEETLLSKEENALNKEAEIHIAVENEDNLLQDFLPEEKKVPLGIQDVGMKTS
- the TNFRSF1B gene encoding tumor necrosis factor receptor superfamily member 1B isoform X3, with protein sequence MGPRPVLLLGPIPVLLLGPIPVLIPGPIPVLLPALIGAAAGREYSLPYTPQFAQCNNPSTEFYDEELNKCCSQCPPGQYRTRSCSHTMDTKCSPCRPKTYTAIWNHSPQCFACSPPCRKGLVQNQTCTRSQDRICSCPPHKYCVSKLDEYCELCRTHKKCGKGYRVSRRGTDSTDTECKPCPPGTFSPEESYNTSCTPHTICKSVAVPGNSRNDTVCSDSGTATALPHSILNLLLTQSSASPKPEIVTRAVTLNSVPDLSHITGAVAGPLLLVLIIAILGYCLVSKKKALVYSAAATEADLPFPPPEKQCDKEVRDTEWQNSRSSQQEQQHLLETSGSSSSVLNTTGSATISAISKKNYEKKNLGVFQQQHSPPEGPKFQSGDRHSSVSSEQTAAPSAPSRLVQLAGSTGTRPFIPQQGKKPSFPKKKMP
- the TNFRSF1B gene encoding tumor necrosis factor receptor superfamily member 1B isoform X1, which translates into the protein MGPRPVLLLGPIPVLLLGPIPVLIPGPIPVLLPALIGAAAGREYSLPYTPQFAQCNNPSTEFYDEELNKCCSQCPPGQYRTRSCSHTMDTKCSPCRPKTYTAIWNHSPQCFACSPPCRKGLVQNQTCTRSQDRICSCPPHKYCVSKLDEYCELCRTHKKCGKGYRVSRRGTDSTDTECKPCPPGTFSPEESYNTSCTPHTICKSVAVPGNSRNDTVCSDSGTATALPHSILNLLLTQSSASPKPEIVTRAVTLNSVPDLSHITGAVAGPLLLVLIIAILGYCLVSKKKALVYSAAATEADLPFPPPEKQCDKEVRDTEWQNSRSSQQEQQHLLETSGSSSSVLNTTGSATISAISKKNYEKKNLGVFQQQHSPPEGPKFQSGDRHSSVSSEHSGSGGTQVNVTCIVKFCRADRSSQCPEQTGSARREYGHTSFYSPAGEETLLSKEENALNKEAEIHIAVENEDNLLQDFLPEEKKVPLGIQDVGMKTS